The following proteins are co-located in the Blochmannia endosymbiont of Camponotus sp. genome:
- the erpA gene encoding iron-sulfur cluster insertion protein ErpA, producing the protein MNNNAKFPVQLTDFAARKVKFFIENEIINSDLHLKLRVYIIGGGCGGFQYGFVLDDKISSDDCIIENNGATLVIDPMSLQYLFGGIIDYYEGLEGARFVVINPNAKNTCSCGSSFSV; encoded by the coding sequence ATGAATAATAATGCGAAATTTCCTGTACAATTGACTGATTTTGCAGCCAGAAAAGTAAAGTTTTTCATTGAAAATGAAATAATTAATAGTGATTTGCATTTAAAATTGCGCGTATATATTATAGGAGGGGGTTGTGGTGGATTTCAATATGGTTTTGTTTTGGACGATAAAATTTCTAGCGATGATTGCATTATAGAAAATAACGGCGCTACTTTAGTAATAGACCCTATGAGCCTGCAATATTTATTTGGGGGTATTATAGATTATTATGAAGGATTAGAAGGGGCTCGATTTGTTGTAATTAATCCAAATGCCAAGAATACCTGTAGTTGTGGTTCTTCTTTCAGTGTATAA
- the lpdA gene encoding dihydrolipoyl dehydrogenase, with translation MHIKIKTQILVLGAGPGGYSAAFRCADLGMDTTIVERFPDLGGVCLNVGCIPSKTLLYIAKLIETNKKLNKYGIFSGETHIDLDKTRSWKNKIIDQLSNSLSAMAKTRNVKVIDGVGKFIDNHTIQVENKEMTLEIAFNYAIIAAGSHTVSLPCIPNDQRIWNSTDALSLQSIPERLLIIGSGAIGLEMAAIYHAFGSEIDIVEMCHRIMPILDEDITNIFTKIISKNINLILNTTVNIVEAKKDGIYATMENKQTLLKNTQRYDALLVAIGRAPNGNMLNLERAGVKVNKYGFIPVDKQMRTNVQHIFAIGDIIGYPMLAHKSIHEGHVAAEVISGKKRCFDPIIIPSIIYTDPEIAWVGYTEKDAQDKNIDYEVALFPWMASGRAITEDCKEGITKLVFNKKTNRIIGGSILGTNASEILGEIALAIEMGCDVEDITLTIHAHPTLYESIALAASIHNGSITDLPNIKKQI, from the coding sequence ATGCATATAAAAATAAAAACTCAAATTCTTGTTTTAGGTGCGGGACCAGGAGGTTATTCTGCGGCTTTTCGCTGCGCTGATTTAGGTATGGATACTACAATAGTAGAGCGTTTTCCTGATTTAGGTGGAGTGTGTCTTAACGTTGGTTGTATTCCTTCCAAAACATTGTTATATATTGCCAAACTAATTGAAACAAACAAGAAATTAAATAAATATGGTATTTTTTCAGGAGAAACACATATTGATCTTGATAAAACGCGCTCTTGGAAGAATAAAATTATTGATCAATTGTCAAATAGTTTGAGCGCTATGGCAAAAACGCGAAACGTTAAAGTAATTGATGGGGTTGGTAAATTTATTGATAATCATACTATTCAAGTTGAAAATAAAGAAATGACTTTAGAAATAGCATTCAATTACGCTATTATAGCAGCAGGATCACATACTGTGTCGCTACCATGTATTCCTAATGATCAGCGAATTTGGAATTCAACTGATGCTCTATCTTTACAATCAATACCTGAGCGTTTACTAATTATAGGTTCAGGGGCTATAGGCTTAGAAATGGCAGCAATATATCATGCTTTCGGATCAGAAATTGATATAGTAGAAATGTGTCATCGAATTATGCCAATCTTAGATGAAGATATCACTAATATTTTTACTAAAATAATTAGCAAAAATATTAATTTAATTTTAAACACTACAGTTAACATAGTAGAAGCAAAGAAAGATGGTATTTATGCAACTATGGAAAATAAACAAACTTTATTAAAAAATACTCAACGTTATGATGCATTATTAGTAGCAATTGGTCGCGCTCCAAATGGCAACATGTTGAATCTTGAACGTGCGGGAGTAAAGGTAAATAAATATGGGTTTATTCCTGTAGATAAGCAGATGCGTACTAATGTACAACACATTTTTGCTATTGGAGATATTATTGGATATCCAATGCTAGCCCATAAAAGTATTCATGAAGGACATGTAGCTGCGGAAGTTATTTCTGGTAAAAAACGTTGTTTTGATCCAATAATAATCCCATCCATTATATATACTGACCCAGAAATAGCGTGGGTTGGATATACGGAAAAAGATGCTCAAGATAAAAATATAGATTATGAAGTTGCGCTTTTCCCGTGGATGGCTTCAGGTCGAGCAATTACTGAAGATTGTAAAGAAGGCATAACCAAATTAGTTTTTAATAAAAAAACGAACAGAATTATTGGGGGATCAATATTAGGCACGAATGCTAGTGAAATATTAGGAGAAATCGCATTAGCCATTGAAATGGGATGTGATGTAGAAGATATTACTTTAACCATTCATGCTCATCCAACCTTATATGAATCAATAGCATTAGCAGCATCTATTCATAATGGGTCAATTACTGATTTGCCTAATATAAAAAAACAAATATAA
- the dksA gene encoding RNA polymerase-binding protein DksA yields the protein MSTKSPSSRRRSSLNVLIIAGVTPYQRKPNEEYMSSNQLLHFKRILKTWKNQLKKDLGFSALCAQDQASINFPDPVDRAVQEEEFNIKLRNQDREYKLVEKIEKTLKKIDTNEFGFCASCDVEIGIRRLEARPTADLCIDCKTLEEIKEKQMTG from the coding sequence ATGTCAACAAAATCGCCAAGCAGTCGTAGACGTTCTTCTTTGAATGTATTAATAATTGCTGGAGTTACACCATATCAACGAAAACCTAATGAAGAATATATGAGTTCTAATCAACTTTTACATTTTAAACGTATCCTTAAAACATGGAAAAATCAACTCAAAAAAGATTTAGGATTTTCTGCGTTATGCGCGCAAGATCAGGCATCTATCAATTTTCCAGATCCAGTAGATAGAGCAGTACAAGAAGAAGAATTCAACATTAAATTACGCAATCAGGATAGAGAATATAAACTTGTTGAAAAAATTGAAAAAACCTTAAAAAAAATAGATACAAATGAATTTGGATTTTGTGCTTCATGTGATGTAGAAATTGGTATCCGAAGATTAGAGGCTCGCCCAACAGCTGATTTATGCATTGATTGTAAAACTTTAGAAGAAATTAAAGAAAAACAAATGACCGGATAG
- the coaE gene encoding dephospho-CoA kinase (Dephospho-CoA kinase (CoaE) performs the final step in coenzyme A biosynthesis.), which translates to MSYIVALTGGICSGKSVVAKKFSNLSKKVSVIDADVISKKITQPGSIALRMITKYFGPTILFSNGSLNRSMLKKNIFFNPKDKEWLEQLLHPLIRKETQKTINILSNRSSYILWVAPLLIENNLQKYADHILMMDVHVDIQLKRIISRDKISKQYAENILLSQVSRQSRLDYADSIIENNKSIDGMTRYIYDLHQYYLKENNNY; encoded by the coding sequence ATGTCTTATATTGTTGCGCTTACCGGTGGTATTTGTTCTGGAAAAAGTGTTGTTGCTAAAAAATTTTCTAATTTATCAAAGAAAGTATCGGTAATAGATGCTGATGTGATTTCTAAAAAAATCACACAACCTGGCAGCATTGCTTTACGCATGATAACCAAATATTTTGGGCCCACCATTTTATTTTCTAATGGATCATTAAATAGATCCATGTTAAAAAAAAATATTTTTTTCAATCCTAAAGACAAAGAATGGCTTGAACAATTGCTGCATCCGCTTATTAGAAAAGAAACACAAAAAACAATAAATATATTATCCAATCGATCATCTTATATTTTATGGGTTGCGCCATTGCTAATAGAAAATAATTTACAAAAATATGCAGATCATATACTAATGATGGATGTGCACGTTGATATTCAGTTAAAGCGAATTATCAGTAGAGATAAAATAAGCAAACAATACGCTGAAAATATTTTATTATCGCAAGTATCCCGCCAGTCTAGATTAGACTATGCTGATAGCATTATTGAAAACAACAAAAGTATTGATGGAATGACACGATATATTTATGATTTACATCAATATTATCTTAAGGAAAACAATAATTACTAA
- the mrcB gene encoding bifunctional glycosyl transferase/transpeptidase, producing the protein MNQLPHKYHSAIVQRTLCFLYTVTCVFLFIIILIIVYGIFLDKKVQRRIDGKVWRLPTIIYSRMINVEPNMAYNKSDIINLLEALQYRQVSKITHSGEFVVHNNDIELFRRSFSFPSGEEGEIHVSFFFNQEKLLRIYNQDTKNNFGVFRFDPKIISILYAPNKQQRLFIPRSGFPDILIDMLLAVEDRYFYQHDGIQISSIGRAFLANVFSGRTVQGGSTLTQQLVKNLFLNNTRSLWRKFNEAYMALIFDHRYSKDRILELYLNEIYFGQNGNDQIHGFPLASFYYFGRPVNELSIDQQAMLVGMIKGASLYNPWKNPHITLERRNLILKMLEHRNIIDKKICAILSERPLGTQAKDAILIIQPAFTQMVNEEIQNIDQINDFSGIKIFTTLDPISQKAAEQAMELGIHKLRHDYNVKDLEGAIVVVDRFSGKIRAMVGGSDPHFYGFNRAMHARRSIGSLAKPAIYLAALSYPNKYHLNTWIADEPIHLQQPNGVIWSPKNYDRKFRGKVTLIDAFIKSLNVPTVNLGMTIGLDAISDVLKTLGISPDFISSFPSILLGSISLTPIEVAQKFQTIASGGQYSALSSVCYIMNEEDIVLYQHFTKTERVIFPQAAYLTLYAMQQVVTRGTSCILSLKFPCSQLAAKTGTTNDFRDSWFVGIDDTEVTVIWIGRDNNGRTKLTGTNGALTLYNLYLDHKNPTPLHLEPPSGIQNVAIDNCGNFTLHDSNNKNTGCQVLPVWVDDWQLLFQSFKESKTISYNQQLINTVEERGTYNTNE; encoded by the coding sequence ATGAATCAATTACCGCATAAGTATCATTCTGCCATTGTGCAACGGACTTTATGTTTTTTATATACTGTAACGTGTGTTTTTTTATTTATTATCATTTTGATTATAGTGTATGGAATATTTTTAGATAAGAAGGTTCAAAGACGTATTGATGGAAAAGTTTGGAGACTACCTACGATTATTTATAGTCGTATGATCAATGTAGAACCTAATATGGCGTATAATAAAAGCGATATAATTAATTTATTGGAAGCGTTACAGTATCGTCAAGTCTCTAAAATTACTCATTCAGGAGAATTTGTTGTACATAATAATGATATTGAATTATTTCGTAGATCTTTTAGTTTTCCAAGCGGAGAAGAGGGAGAGATACATGTATCCTTTTTTTTTAATCAAGAAAAATTACTCCGCATTTACAATCAAGACACAAAGAATAATTTTGGTGTATTTCGATTTGATCCCAAGATCATATCTATTTTATACGCTCCCAATAAGCAACAAAGATTATTTATACCAAGATCAGGGTTTCCAGATATCTTAATAGATATGTTGTTAGCTGTTGAAGATCGTTATTTTTATCAGCATGATGGTATTCAAATATCTTCTATTGGTCGTGCTTTTTTAGCAAATGTTTTTTCTGGTCGTACTGTACAAGGCGGAAGTACTTTAACACAACAATTGGTAAAAAATTTATTTTTAAATAATACCCGATCATTGTGGCGTAAATTTAATGAAGCCTATATGGCTTTAATTTTTGATCATCGATATAGTAAAGACCGCATTCTTGAATTATATTTGAATGAAATATATTTTGGTCAAAATGGAAATGATCAGATTCATGGATTTCCTTTGGCTAGTTTTTATTATTTTGGTCGACCGGTAAATGAATTAAGTATAGATCAACAAGCAATGTTAGTGGGGATGATAAAAGGCGCGTCTTTATATAATCCCTGGAAAAATCCACACATCACACTGGAACGTCGCAATTTAATACTCAAAATGTTAGAACATAGAAATATTATTGATAAAAAAATATGTGCTATTCTTAGTGAACGACCTTTAGGAACGCAAGCAAAGGATGCGATATTGATTATACAACCTGCTTTTACACAAATGGTAAATGAAGAAATACAAAATATTGATCAAATTAATGATTTTTCTGGAATAAAAATATTCACTACGTTAGATCCTATTTCTCAAAAAGCAGCAGAACAGGCAATGGAATTGGGTATTCATAAATTAAGGCATGATTATAATGTGAAAGATTTAGAAGGAGCTATAGTTGTAGTAGATCGATTTAGTGGAAAGATACGAGCTATGGTAGGAGGATCTGATCCCCATTTTTATGGATTTAATCGTGCTATGCATGCTCGTCGTTCTATAGGCTCATTAGCAAAGCCAGCGATTTATTTAGCAGCTTTGAGTTATCCTAATAAATATCACCTTAATACATGGATTGCTGATGAGCCTATTCATTTACAACAACCAAATGGAGTAATTTGGTCCCCTAAAAATTATGATCGAAAATTTCGAGGAAAGGTCACTCTTATTGATGCTTTTATTAAATCTCTCAATGTACCTACTGTTAATTTAGGTATGACAATAGGATTAGATGCTATTTCTGATGTTTTAAAAACATTAGGCATTTCGCCTGATTTTATTTCTTCCTTTCCATCTATCCTTTTAGGATCCATTAGTTTAACACCTATAGAAGTCGCGCAAAAATTTCAAACTATTGCCAGTGGCGGACAATATTCAGCCTTATCATCTGTTTGTTATATTATGAACGAAGAAGATATAGTATTATATCAACATTTTACTAAGACAGAACGCGTTATCTTCCCTCAAGCAGCTTATTTAACGTTATATGCAATGCAACAAGTAGTAACACGAGGAACTTCTTGTATTTTATCTTTAAAGTTTCCTTGTTCTCAGTTAGCCGCAAAAACCGGAACTACTAATGATTTTCGCGATAGTTGGTTTGTTGGAATTGATGACACAGAAGTAACTGTGATTTGGATAGGACGTGACAATAATGGAAGAACTAAATTAACAGGTACTAATGGCGCATTAACTCTATATAATTTGTATTTAGATCATAAAAATCCCACTCCTTTACATTTAGAACCACCTAGTGGTATTCAGAACGTAGCTATAGATAATTGTGGCAATTTTACATTACATGATAGCAACAACAAAAATACTGGTTGTCAGGTTTTGCCGGTATGGGTGGACGATTGGCAATTATTATTTCAGTCGTTTAAAGAATCAAAAACAATTTCATATAATCAACAATTGATAAATACCGTAGAAGAACGAGGTACTTACAATACAAACGAATAG
- the aceF gene encoding dihydrolipoyllysine-residue acetyltransferase, which translates to MAIKINIPNIGEDELEVTEVMVKIGDNINANQPLIIIEGDKSSMEIPSSCSGIVTKIYVHVGDKVHTGSLILLLDTQNQTNTFTINVNDKKNIVPSPDVVTHNDNRKGAICNDVHHDVTIHATPLVRHMARTFGINLSKVKGSGRKGRILKEDIQNYINDISMYYTNRMSSMQSNQLLPILSWPKIDFSKFGDITTVMLSKIQKNSGANLQRNWIMLPHVTQFDEADITDLESFRKQQNIDIKKKKINCKITLLVFVMKAVAKALEELPRFNSSLSQDGQTLILKKYINIGIAVDTPKGLLVPVLHDVNMKGIILLSQELEELSKKARTGNQLTPANMQGGSFTISNLGGIGGTAFTPIVNVPEVAILGMSKSFMKPVWTGKEFTPRLMLPLSLSYDHRVIDGADGARFMTLINQIIADTRLLSM; encoded by the coding sequence ATGGCAATCAAAATTAATATACCAAATATTGGAGAGGATGAATTAGAAGTTACGGAAGTAATGGTAAAAATAGGAGATAATATTAATGCTAATCAGCCGCTTATTATAATTGAAGGTGATAAATCATCTATGGAAATACCATCTTCCTGTTCTGGTATTGTTACTAAAATTTATGTCCATGTTGGAGATAAAGTACATACAGGATCTTTGATTTTGCTACTTGATACGCAAAATCAAACTAATACTTTTACTATTAATGTTAATGATAAAAAAAATATTGTTCCTTCTCCTGATGTTGTAACACACAATGATAACAGAAAAGGAGCAATATGTAACGATGTACATCATGATGTTACAATACATGCTACGCCGTTAGTACGTCATATGGCTCGTACATTCGGAATAAATTTATCAAAAGTAAAAGGTAGTGGTCGTAAGGGACGTATCTTAAAAGAAGATATTCAAAATTATATAAATGACATCTCAATGTATTATACAAACCGTATGTCATCTATGCAATCCAATCAATTACTACCCATATTATCTTGGCCGAAGATAGATTTCAGTAAATTTGGCGATATTACAACCGTAATGTTAAGCAAAATACAAAAAAATTCTGGCGCAAATTTACAAAGAAATTGGATCATGCTTCCGCATGTAACGCAATTTGATGAAGCTGATATTACCGATTTAGAGAGTTTTAGAAAACAGCAAAACATTGACATTAAAAAGAAAAAAATAAATTGCAAAATTACACTTTTAGTTTTTGTTATGAAAGCAGTTGCAAAAGCATTAGAAGAGTTGCCGCGATTCAATAGTTCTTTATCTCAAGACGGTCAAACACTAATTTTAAAAAAATATATTAATATTGGTATAGCAGTAGATACTCCTAAAGGTTTATTAGTACCCGTTCTCCATGATGTAAATATGAAGGGCATTATTTTGTTATCACAGGAATTGGAAGAGCTTTCAAAGAAAGCTCGTACTGGGAATCAATTGACTCCCGCTAATATGCAAGGAGGAAGTTTTACTATATCTAATTTGGGGGGTATCGGCGGTACAGCGTTTACTCCAATTGTCAATGTTCCAGAAGTAGCTATTTTAGGAATGTCTAAATCTTTTATGAAACCAGTGTGGACCGGAAAAGAATTTACTCCACGCTTAATGCTGCCTTTATCATTATCATATGATCATCGTGTTATTGATGGAGCTGATGGCGCTCGATTTATGACACTTATTAATCAAATAATTGCTGACACAAGACTATTATCTATGTAA
- the folK gene encoding 2-amino-4-hydroxy-6-hydroxymethyldihydropteridine diphosphokinase, whose translation MERVWVGIGSNMLNPQQQVDRAIWSISKLPMTRLVNFSSYYRSLPLGDKNQPDFLNAIIILDTNLSPKSLLSHMQYIERKQGRIRSLNSLIWQPRTLDLDILLFGKYFIYTPELTIPHHGMLNREFVLYPLMALDNNLIFPDGRVITDIVKTVPKNGLDFWKE comes from the coding sequence ATGGAACGAGTTTGGGTAGGTATTGGTAGTAATATGTTAAATCCACAACAACAAGTGGATCGTGCAATCTGGTCTATTTCTAAGCTTCCAATGACTAGACTTGTAAATTTTTCCTCTTATTATCGTAGTCTACCATTAGGAGATAAAAATCAGCCCGATTTTCTAAATGCAATAATAATATTAGATACTAATTTATCTCCAAAATCATTATTAAGTCATATGCAATATATCGAACGAAAACAAGGACGTATACGATCACTTAATTCTCTTATATGGCAGCCACGTACATTAGATTTAGATATTTTATTATTTGGAAAATATTTTATATATACTCCTGAATTGACAATACCACATCATGGCATGCTTAATCGAGAATTTGTGCTTTATCCATTGATGGCATTAGACAATAATTTAATTTTTCCTGATGGGAGAGTTATAACAGATATCGTTAAAACCGTACCTAAAAATGGTTTAGATTTTTGGAAGGAATAA
- the aceE gene encoding pyruvate dehydrogenase (acetyl-transferring), homodimeric type — protein MLERSSDDVDPIETQDWLKSISSVIQREGVERAQFLMNQIIHEACNNGVIISNNEITNDYINTIPVEDEPEYPGNLEIEERICAVVRWNAIMMVLHASKKNLDLGGHIASFQSSATLYEVCFNHFFRARNKRDGGDLVYFQGHISPGIYARAFLEGRLHEDQINNFRQEVKNLGLPSYPHPKLMPDFWQFPTVSMGLASISAIYQAKFLKYLNNRNLKDTTLQTVYTFLGDGEMDEPESKGALNIAAREKLDNLIFIINCNLQRLDGPVIGNGKIINDLENIFKGSGWEVIKVIWGSKWDALLRKDTSGKLIQLMNETVDGDYQTFKSKDGAYVREHFFGKYPETSALVDDMSDSEIWALDRGGHDPKKIFAALEKAKNSSGKPVVILAHTIKGYGMGSSAEGMNVAHQIKKISIKGIRYFRDRFKLNLIQDDQIESLPYLQFKEGSQEHIYLHERRKTLFGYIPNRLQHATNSLELPTLEHFHPLLIQQSKDISTTLAFIRVLNILLKYTPIKNRLVPIIADEGRTFGMEGLFRQIGIYSSMGQQYTPQDHDLLAYYREDKQGQILQEGISELGAAASWLAAATSYSTNDFPMIPFYVYYSMFGFQRIGDFFWAAADQQARGFLIGGTSGRTTLNGEGLQHADGHSHIQSLTIPNCISYDPAYAYEIAVIIQDGLMRMYGSNPENVYYYITTLNEKYHMPAMPIGVEEGIRKGIYKLESLSGKNGKIQLMGSGAILRFVREAAKILSQEYNVSSDVYSVTSFTELARNGQDCERWNMLHPMDIPKIPYITTILNDFPTVAATDYMKLFAEQIRCFIPGHHFFVLGTDGFGRSDSRKNLRHHFEVNTGYVVTAALAQLVKKGHIRADVVLSAIKIFDIDPDTINPRLI, from the coding sequence ATGTTAGAACGTTCATCTGATGATGTGGATCCCATAGAAACACAAGATTGGTTAAAATCTATTTCTTCAGTTATTCAAAGAGAAGGTGTTGAGCGAGCTCAATTTTTAATGAACCAAATCATACATGAAGCCTGTAATAATGGCGTTATTATTTCTAATAATGAAATAACAAATGATTATATAAATACTATTCCAGTTGAAGATGAACCAGAATATCCCGGAAATCTAGAAATAGAGGAGCGCATATGTGCTGTTGTGCGTTGGAATGCCATTATGATGGTATTGCATGCATCAAAAAAAAACTTGGATTTAGGAGGTCATATTGCCTCATTCCAATCTTCCGCTACGTTATATGAAGTATGTTTTAATCATTTTTTTCGTGCACGTAATAAACGCGATGGCGGTGACTTAGTATATTTTCAAGGCCATATTTCACCTGGTATATATGCTCGTGCTTTTCTTGAAGGACGATTACATGAGGACCAAATAAATAATTTTCGCCAAGAAGTAAAAAATTTAGGACTTCCTTCATATCCTCATCCAAAATTAATGCCAGATTTTTGGCAATTTCCTACAGTTTCTATGGGGCTTGCTTCAATCAGTGCAATTTATCAAGCAAAATTTTTAAAATACTTGAATAATAGAAATCTAAAAGACACCACTTTGCAAACAGTATACACTTTTTTAGGAGACGGAGAGATGGATGAACCTGAATCTAAAGGAGCGCTTAATATTGCTGCTAGAGAAAAATTGGATAATTTAATTTTTATTATTAATTGTAATTTACAACGATTAGATGGCCCAGTAATAGGAAATGGAAAAATCATTAATGACTTAGAAAACATATTTAAAGGATCAGGTTGGGAGGTGATTAAAGTTATTTGGGGAAGTAAATGGGATGCATTATTACGCAAGGATACAAGTGGCAAGCTAATTCAACTTATGAATGAAACTGTTGATGGAGACTATCAAACGTTTAAATCTAAAGATGGCGCTTATGTACGTGAACACTTTTTTGGTAAATATCCAGAAACCAGTGCATTGGTAGATGATATGAGTGACTCTGAAATTTGGGCATTAGATCGCGGTGGACATGATCCTAAAAAAATATTTGCTGCTTTAGAAAAAGCTAAAAATAGTTCTGGAAAACCTGTTGTAATACTGGCACATACTATTAAAGGTTATGGTATGGGTTCTAGTGCAGAAGGAATGAACGTTGCGCATCAAATAAAAAAAATTAGCATAAAAGGAATACGTTATTTTAGGGATAGATTTAAATTAAATCTCATTCAAGACGACCAAATTGAATCTTTACCTTATTTACAGTTTAAAGAAGGTTCTCAGGAACACATATACTTACATGAGCGACGTAAAACATTATTTGGATACATTCCAAATAGGTTGCAACATGCTACTAATTCTCTAGAACTACCAACATTAGAGCATTTTCACCCTTTGCTAATACAACAAAGTAAAGATATTTCTACTACTCTTGCATTTATACGTGTTCTAAATATATTACTAAAATACACTCCAATTAAAAATAGACTAGTACCCATAATTGCTGATGAGGGCCGAACTTTTGGGATGGAAGGGCTATTTCGTCAAATCGGTATTTATAGCTCCATGGGACAACAATATACTCCTCAAGATCATGATTTACTTGCATATTATCGTGAAGATAAACAAGGTCAGATCTTACAAGAAGGTATCAGCGAATTAGGCGCAGCAGCGTCGTGGTTAGCAGCCGCTACCTCATACAGTACTAACGACTTTCCTATGATACCATTTTATGTATATTATTCAATGTTTGGTTTTCAAAGAATCGGAGACTTTTTTTGGGCCGCCGCTGATCAACAAGCTCGAGGATTTTTGATCGGAGGAACATCTGGTCGAACTACTTTAAATGGCGAAGGATTACAGCATGCTGATGGGCACAGTCACATTCAGTCATTAACAATTCCTAATTGCATTTCTTATGATCCAGCATATGCATATGAAATTGCTGTTATTATACAAGATGGCCTCATGCGTATGTATGGAAGTAACCCAGAAAATGTATATTATTACATAACTACATTAAATGAAAAATATCATATGCCGGCCATGCCAATAGGAGTTGAAGAAGGTATTAGAAAAGGAATTTATAAGTTAGAATCTTTATCGGGAAAAAATGGCAAAATTCAATTGATGGGCTCTGGCGCTATTTTACGTTTTGTTCGTGAAGCAGCTAAAATATTATCTCAAGAATATAACGTCAGTTCTGATGTATACAGTGTTACCTCTTTTACTGAATTAGCAAGGAATGGGCAAGACTGCGAACGCTGGAATATGCTACATCCCATGGATATACCCAAAATACCGTATATTACTACCATATTGAATGATTTTCCCACTGTAGCTGCTACTGATTATATGAAATTGTTTGCAGAACAAATTAGATGTTTTATTCCAGGTCATCATTTTTTTGTATTAGGCACAGATGGATTTGGTCGTTCCGATAGTCGAAAAAATTTACGACATCATTTTGAAGTAAATACAGGTTATGTGGTTACTGCTGCATTAGCCCAATTAGTCAAAAAAGGCCATATTCGCGCCGATGTTGTTCTAAGTGCTATCAAGATTTTTGATATTGACCCCGACACAATTAATCCACGCCTAATATAA